One genomic region from Pirellulales bacterium encodes:
- the rplK gene encoding 50S ribosomal protein L11, which produces MAKQLVGQAKFQVPGGQATPAPPVGTSLGKFGINLGQFVQQFNERTREAGGMPIPVVVNVYNDRTFDFVTKSPPAAALLKQAAGIAKGSGVPNKDKVGKVTQAQVADIVKMKMADLNARDVEHAKRMVEGTARSMGLTVEG; this is translated from the coding sequence ATGGCAAAACAACTGGTAGGGCAAGCGAAGTTCCAGGTTCCCGGCGGACAGGCCACTCCGGCGCCTCCGGTGGGCACTTCGCTGGGCAAGTTTGGCATCAACCTCGGACAGTTCGTTCAACAGTTCAACGAACGAACGCGCGAAGCCGGCGGCATGCCGATTCCGGTAGTGGTCAACGTGTATAACGACCGGACATTCGACTTCGTCACCAAGAGTCCGCCGGCGGCGGCGCTATTGAAGCAAGCGGCCGGAATCGCCAAAGGTTCCGGCGTGCCGAACAAGGACAAGGTCGGCAAGGTGACGCAGGCCCAGGTCGCCGACATCGTGAAAATGAAGATGGCCGACCTGAACGCCCGCGATGTGGAGCACGCCAAACGCATGGTCGAAGGTACCGCCCGCAGCATGGGACTGACAGTAGAAGGATAA